Proteins from a genomic interval of Euwallacea fornicatus isolate EFF26 chromosome 1, ASM4011564v1, whole genome shotgun sequence:
- the LOC136345918 gene encoding uncharacterized protein, whose product MTKFFQFIVLACAVIWRVSSQIEPEEDDKNIFFNSHNYHKAKQQAKDNAVQFFFKICPNHTPQIKDKLKEFQTCSEKINEDDMMLCKVVEQNLKNCSTPLINFFEACVPKQAKGIPTYLLDIIQKLVRYVCASNGAHILELENPCILSTKQLYSRTCIRKLKEELEMYNYENLPEKTAICLFLDQFTDCFNTHVQKSCQDSTTREAYIGLYQNFLCTK is encoded by the exons ATGACAAAGTTCTTTCAATTTATTGTTCTTGCGTGTGCAG TGATATGGAGAGTTTCGAGTCAAATTGAACCAGAAGAAGATGATaagaacatatttttcaattcccaTAATTACCACAAAGCAAAGCAACAAGCTAAGGACAATgcagttcaatttttttttaagatctgTCCGAATCATACGCCACAAATTAAG gataaattaaaagaattccAAACATGCTcggaaaaaatcaatgaagaTGACATGATGCTTTGTAAAGTGGTTGAGCAGAACTTGAAAAACTGTTCAACACCACTTATCAACTTCTTTGAAGCATGTGTACCAAAACAAGCAAAGGGGATTCCTACCTATTTGTTGGATATCATTCAGAAACTTGTACGCTACGTTTGCGCTAGCAATGGGGCTCATATTTTAG AACTGGAAAATCCTTGTATTTTAAGCACGAAACAGCTTTATAGCAGAACATGCATTAGAAAGCTCAAAGAGGAACTGGAGATGTACAACTACGAAAATTTACCCGAAAAAACCGCCATATGTTT gTTTTTAGATCAATTTACTGATTGTTTTAATACTCATGTGCAAAAATCGTGCCAAGATTCTACGACCAGAGAAGCATACATTGGTTTATACCAGAATTTTCTTTGTACGAAATAA
- the LOC136345800 gene encoding uncharacterized protein isoform X2, giving the protein MQRLILILALASGILALNYVNNHLKKNITHAKVHEVFHNKYTRKSSVSKCTNFDWKMHNATLTATECLNSKFDAEKLSFCHYTERELRKCLDKPKLLLDQCMPSKSKGLPDLVFEMLFGLLDFICKAEGFRLIDL; this is encoded by the exons ATGCAAAGGTTAATTTTGATATTGGCGCTcg CCAGTGGAATATTAGCCCTTAATTATGTGAAcaatcacttaaaaaaaaacattactcaTGCAAAAGTTCATGAGGTATTTCACAACAAATACACTAGAAAATCATCTGTGTCTAAGTGCACCAATTTTGATTGGAAAATGCAT aatgCCACCTTGACAGCCACCGAATGCCTGAACAGTAAATTTGATGCAGAGAAATTGAGTTTTTGCCATTACACCGAAAGAGAATTGAGAAAGTGTTTAGACAAACCCAAACTCTTGCTGGACCAGTGCATGCCATCCAAATCCAAAGGTCTCCCTGATCTTGTTTTTGAGATGCTATTTGGGCTTCTGGACTTCATTTGCAAAGCCGAAGGGTTTCGACTGATCG